Proteins from a genomic interval of Zonotrichia leucophrys gambelii isolate GWCS_2022_RI chromosome 5, RI_Zleu_2.0, whole genome shotgun sequence:
- the PLEKHG3 gene encoding pleckstrin homology domain-containing family G member 3: MPVPACPQRPALSPEPGCAMEDPPGTRTEPWAEGLHNANNNASPGGWPGARGGHPLAAFGSPGAKPSYLDRVVQEIVESERTYARDLRSIVEGYLGKIIDAEEPVLRPEQVSALFGNIEDIYELSSTLLQNLESCANDPVAVAVCFVTRSQEFAIYTQYCNNYPSSVAALTECMRSKVQARFLRECQERLRHALPLGAYLLKPVQRILKYHLLLQEIARHFEHKAGDDYELVLEAIDTMTCVAWYINDMKRKHEHAIRQQEIQSLLLGWKGPDLTSYGELVLEGTFRTQRVRHDRALFLFDKALLITKRRGDHYVYKSHIPCSSLMLIESTRDSLCFSLAHYKHGKQQHSLQAKSVEEKRMWTHHIKRLILENHHATIPQKAKEAILEMDLFYPPRLPRCSPERLKKSWSCQPLGDAATEPLQGRRQSEPFQHQGHTETLLERLQGHGGRRQSGVDNGRDQGARGAEELGDRGVMPPSSPLPPEPTKHNLWHPGEQGLKNAGSDGALLEMGEPHQHPRAWAAVESMVAEEEEEEEEEPLGKDCQEELPGSRDLLLEPQKEQAGEHPWVLEGPKRPSSWGPGSCEKVSAIPRPPPGSAQGPSTHTPNSSAGEHPKVPKSPSLVGTLALPSGDREPEHAAEDLQVLSSEEEEEEEGEGDASILPPSVLDQASVIAERFGGGSSLSRRSSLALEGTLGRTPSHGGSTLSLDGGPPLESSEPGESRSAIPSPEPFIRARRESLLSNRDRLLLDKIKSYYGHAEHRDAGFGVRRRESLSFIPKGLVRSSVCRLNGLPRPPESPEPPTQPEAPELCQENGAQPPEPLLILEEDDVGTAVSPPGPPPQLLLTPPHLGTKVYQLARQYSLRIKSRRAGPRRPPLTPQEDGDPTPSTPSLAVPQDEALVASPSPRGPRSPSSPVGAEPFTWPDVQELRARFGAPRPPLVSRSRSAPEGPSRGGRPAGKERGSARSRSAETNGGSNTPSPAPARYSSDGALWVAAEAPLGPGQRVLVLERLPEPPAYVQIRSPTTREKICLKAVVERCKAYQASEEYRRRCPETPGSPEPLRHGLVRDLRQKFQTLDAAS, encoded by the exons ATGCCGGTGCCCGCGTGCCCGCAGcgccctgccctgagccccgaGCCCGGCTGTGCCATGGAGGATCCGCCCGGCACCAGGACCGAGCCGTGGGCCGAGGGGCTCCATAATGCCAACAACAACGCGTCCCCGGGGGGGTGGCCCGGTGCCCGCGGTGGGCACCCCCTGGCAGCTTTCGGGAGTCCTGGGGCCAAGCCCAGCTACCTGGACCGTGTGGTGCAGGAGATCGTGGAGTCAGAGCGCACCTACGCCCGGGACCTGCGCAGCATCGTGGAG GGTTACCTGGGCAAGATCATCGACGCGGAGGAGCCGGTGCTGCGACCGGAGCAGGTCAGCGCTCTCTTCGGGAACATCGAGGACATCTACGAGCTCAGCAG caccctcctgcAAAACCTGGAGAGCTGTGCCAATGACCCTGTGGCTGTGGCCGTGTGCTTCGTCACCCGG AGTCAGGAATTTGCCATCTACACCCAGTACTGCAACAACTACCCCAG CTCGGTGGCGGCACTGACCGAGTGCATGAGGAGCAAGGTCCAGGCACGGTTCCTGCGGGAATGCCAGGAGCGGCTGCGCCACGCGCTGCCCCTCGGGGCCTACCTGCTTAAGCCTGTCCAGAGGATCCTCAAGTAccacctgctgctccag gagatCGCCAGGCACTTCGAGCACAAGGCAGGGGACGACTACGAGCTGGTGCTGGAGGCCATTGACACCATGACCTGCGTGGCCTGGTACATCAATGATATGAAGCGCAAGCATGAGCACGCCATCCGCCAGCAG gagaTCCAGTcgctgctcctgggctggaaggggccaGACCTGACGAGCTACggggagctggtgctggagggCACATTTCGGACACAGCGGGTGCGCCACGACCGTGCCCTCTTCCTCTTCGACAAGGCCCTGCTGATCACCAAGCGCCGCGGGGACCACTATGTCTACAAGAGCCACATCCCG TGCTCGTCGCTGATGCTGATTGAGAGCACCAGGGACTCGCTGTGCTTCAGCCTGGCACACTACAAGCACggcaagcagcagcacagcctgcag gcCAAGAGCGTGGAGGAGAAGCGCATGTGGACTCACCACATCAAGCGGCTCATCCTGGAGAACCACCATGCCACCATCCCCCAAAAG GCTAAGGAAGCCATCCTGGAGATGGACCTGTTCT atcCCCCACGCCTGCCCCGCTGCAGCCCTGAGCGCCTGAAGAAGAGCTggtcctgccagcccctgggtgACGCTGCCACCGAGCCACTCCAGGGACGCCGGCAGTCTG agcCCTTCCAGCACCAGGGGCACACGGAGACGCTGCTGGAGCggctgcagggacacggggggcGCAGGCAGTCGGGTGTGGACAATGGACGGGATCAGGGGGCTCGGGGTGCTGAGGAGttgggggacaggggggtgaTGCCACCGTCATCTCCCCTCCCCCCAGAGCCCACCAAGCACAACCTGTGGCACCCGGGCGAGCAAG GGCTGAAG AACGCCGGCAGTGATGGGGCGCTCCTGGAAATGGGGGAACCACACCAGCACCCCAGAGCCTGGGCAGCGGTTGAGAGCATGgtggcagaggaagaggaggaggaggaagaggagcctttgggcaaggactgccaggaggagctgccagggtcCAGGGATCTGCTGTTGGAGCCCCAGAAGGAGCAG GCTGGGGAACACCCATGGGTGCTGGAGGGACCGAAGCGGCCGAGCAGCTGGGGGCCAGGGAGCTGTGAGAAGGTCAGTGCGATCCCCCGGCCCCCACCCGGGAGTGCCCAGGGACCCAGCACCCACACCCCtaacagcagtgctggggagcacCCCAAGGTCCCCAAATCCCCGTCCCTGGTGGGGACCCTGGCGCTGCCCAGCGGGGACAGGGAACCAGAGCACGCTGCGGAGGATTTGCAGGTGTTGAGcagcgaggaggaggaagaggaggagggggaaggagacGCCAGCATCCTGCCGCCCTCAGTGCTGGACCAGGCCAGCGTCATCGCTGAGCGGTTCGGCGGCGGTAGCAGCTTGTCCCGAAGGAGCAGCCTGGCGCTGGAGGGGACCCTGGGACGCacccccagccatggtggcAGCACCCTCAGCCTGGATGGGGGCCCCCCGCTCGAATCCTCGGAGCCCGGGGAGTCCCGCAGTGCCATCCCCTCTCCCGAGCCCTTCATCAGAGCCCGCCGGGAATCGCTGCTCTCCAACCGGGACCGCCTGCTCCTCGACAAGATCAAGAGCTACTACGGCCATGCCGAGCACCGCGATGCCGGCTTCGGGGTGCGCCGCCGCGAGAGCCTCTCCTTCATCCCCAAGGGGCTGGTGCGGAGCTCCGTGTGCCGCCTCAATGGGCTCCCACGGCCCCCCGagagccctgagccccccaccCAGCCCGAGgcaccagagctgtgccaggagaatgGGGCACAGCCCCCCGAGCCGCTGCTCATCCTGGAGGAGGATGATGTGGGCACCGCGGTGTCacccccagggccacccccgcagctgctgctgacacccCCTCACCTGGGCACCAAGGTGTACCAGCTGGCGCGGCAGTACAGCCTCCGCATCAAGAGCCGCCGCGCCGGCCCCCGCCGTCCCCCGCTGACGCCGCAGGAGGACGGGGaccccacccccagcaccccttCGCTGGCTGTGCCGCAGGATGAGGCGCTGGTGGCGTCCCCGTCCCCACGTggcccccgcagcccctcaAGCCCCGTGGGTGCCGAACCCTTCACCTGGCCCGATGTGCAGGAGCTCCGCGCCCGTTTCGgtgccccgcggccgccgctggTGAGCCGCAGCCGCTCGGCGCCCGAGGGTCCCAGCCGCGGTGGGCGCCCGGCCGGGAAGGAGCGGGGCAGTGCCCGGAGCCGCAGCGCTGAGACCAACGGCGGCTCCAACACCCCGAGCCCGGCGCCAGCGCGGTACAGCAGTGACGGGGCGCTGTGGGTGGCTGCCGAAGCCCCTCTGGGCCCGGGGCAGcgggtgctggtgctggagcgGCTGCCGGAGCCCCCGGCCTACGTGCAGATCCGCTCGCCCACCACGCGGGAGAAGATCTGCCTGAAGGCGGTGGTGGAGCGCTGCAAAGCCTACCAGGCATCCGAGGAGTACCGGCGGCGCTGCCCCGAGACCCCCGGCAGCCCCGAGCCGCTGCGCCACGGCCTCGTCAGAGACCTGCGGCAGAAGTTTCAGACCCTCGACGCTGCCAGCTAG